Part of the Cohnella candidum genome, CCGGACTTTCTCCGTCTGCAGTCTCATGCGGACGGCCCGGTGTACGGGTTCCATCCGGAAACCCTCGATCATCGTTTGTAAAGTGCCGTCTTTGGAGCCGTCGTTGATGACGATGATCTCGAATTCCGGATATTCGATTCCGAGCAGCGAACGAACGCTGCCGTAGATGCCGGCTTCCTCATTGTACGCCGGTACGAGGATGGAAACCGGACGGGTATAACTCAGGTTCAGCATCTCCTCATAGGCCATGCTCTCGTCCAAGTGGCGGATCCGAAGAAGATGGAAGAAGGAAATCGCGAAAAACGCCGTATAGCACAACAATACGACCGCCATATAAATCATGACGACATAACCGGAAAAGACCACCAAATCCCTGAGCGCGTTTCCCCAGCTCACCCTCGGTCTCCTCCCCTCTCAAGCCACTCCAGCGCCATCTCGCGGGCGAACCGATCGTCCGAAGACGCCGCGGTTTCCCTCAATACCTCAGCCCCCTGCGGATAAGAAGCGAGGGATTGCGCGGCCTGCGATCTCACGAACCAAACGGGATCCCCCATCAGACCGACGAGGACGTCCTCGAACTGCCGGTTTCGGATGGCTCCGAACAGCTTGGCCGCCATCATTCTCTCCTGCCAGCTTTCGGCAGCCGCATGGATCAAATATTCTTTTTTCGGCCGGATGACGTCGAATTGGCTCAACGCCTTCAGCGCCCGGACTCTCGTTTCCCCGTCCGCCGAATCCGCGAACCCGTCCAATTCCGGTCCGTATTCCGTTCTCCGGAATAACCCGATCACGTCAATCGCCGTGTATCTCCAGGAAACGGGCAGCTCGCCCAGCCTTAAAACCGTCTGTCGGAACAGGCGATCCGACATTCGCGAGAGGATCAGCCGCTGCTCGAAATCGGGAAGTTTACCGTCAAGTCTCCCAAGCAAGTCAACCGTTCCTTCCACTCCCCAGCAGGCCAACAATTTCAAAATCGCGTATTTTTCTTGCATCGTCGTGCGAGGCAGGAGGTACATGTCCGTCAGTACGGGCGCGGAGGATTTCAAATCGAATCTCTCGAGCCGGTGAAGCGTATTGACGCGATGACTCCAGAGCCGGCTCGACAAGCGTTTGGCGTAACGCCGCATCAAATGCAGTTCCGCGTACTCCCGAATGCGGTCTCCGGTTTCCTCATCGCGGAATAACCTCGAACATTGCAGGAGAATCTCCTCGATGGCTTCCTCTTTCCAGCGTCCGCCGTTGAAATGGACCATCCTCGACTCGTTTCCGGTCCGTATATAGCCGTAAACGGGCTGCATGTAGGTTTCTTTCATTTCGGCAATCCTTTTCGCCTTGAAGTTCTCGAACACTTTCCTTACCACCAGATACCCGAAGGTCAGGAGGAGCAATGCCGCTAGGAAAAGGACTGCCCGAAGAAGCAAAGCGACGGTGAGGTTCATCTGGAAACCATCCTCCCCGAGAGACGCCGGATTCTCGCCTCCAATTCTTTCAGGCTGAACGGTTTCGTAACGTAGTCGTCGGCCCCGAGCTCGAGGGCGCGGACGATATCGGAATCCGACTTCCTGTTCGTGAGCATAAGAACGGTGAAACGGCCGGAGTCCGGAGACTGCCGCAGCCGCTGCAGGACTTCGATG contains:
- a CDS encoding HEAT repeat domain-containing protein encodes the protein MNLTVALLLRAVLFLAALLLLTFGYLVVRKVFENFKAKRIAEMKETYMQPVYGYIRTGNESRMVHFNGGRWKEEAIEEILLQCSRLFRDEETGDRIREYAELHLMRRYAKRLSSRLWSHRVNTLHRLERFDLKSSAPVLTDMYLLPRTTMQEKYAILKLLACWGVEGTVDLLGRLDGKLPDFEQRLILSRMSDRLFRQTVLRLGELPVSWRYTAIDVIGLFRRTEYGPELDGFADSADGETRVRALKALSQFDVIRPKKEYLIHAAAESWQERMMAAKLFGAIRNRQFEDVLVGLMGDPVWFVRSQAAQSLASYPQGAEVLRETAASSDDRFAREMALEWLERGGDRG